A genomic window from Meleagris gallopavo isolate NT-WF06-2002-E0010 breed Aviagen turkey brand Nicholas breeding stock chromosome 23, Turkey_5.1, whole genome shotgun sequence includes:
- the LOC104914152 gene encoding gamma-aminobutyric acid receptor subunit delta — MTDIGDYIGSNIEISWLPNLDDLMKGYARNFRPGIGGPPVNVALAIEVASIDHISEVNMEYTMTVFLHQSWRDDRLSYNHTNETLGLDSRFVDKLWLPDTFIVNAKSAWFHDVTVENKLIRLQPDGVILYSIR; from the exons ATGACTGACATTGGAGATTACATAGGCTCCAACATCGAAATATCCTGGCTACCCAACCTGGATGATTTGATGAAAGGCTACGCACGTAATTTCAGGCCTGGGATTGGAG GTCCTCCTGTTAATGTTGCTCTTGCAATTGAAGTAGCCAGCATTGACCACATCTCAGAAGTGAACATG GAATACACCATGACAGTATTTCTGCACCAGAGCTGGCGCGATGACCGCCTGTCCTACAACCACACCAATGAAACGCTGGGGCTGGACAGCCGCTTTGTGGACAAGCTCTGGTTGCCAGATACTTTCATAGTAAACGCCAAGTCTGCCTGGTTCCATGACGTGACTGTGGAAAACAAACTGATCAGGCTCCAGCCAGATGGAGTCATCTTATACAGCATAAGGTAA
- the GABRD gene encoding gamma-aminobutyric acid receptor subunit delta — protein sequence MDLSKYPMDEQECMLDLESYGYSSEDIVYHWSENQDEIHGLDKLQLAQFTITNYQFTTELMNFKSGQFPRLSLHFHLRRNRGVYIIQSYVPSILLVAMSWVSFWISQSAVPARVSLGITTVLTMTTLMVSARSSLPRASAIKALDVYFWICYVFVFAALVEYAFAHFNADYMKKQKNKIKARRQSGEINVKNAIVLFSLSIAGVNQELAISNRHHRIPRSLPGSYGTIEIETGETKQQQEMKLDKKSGLKSLFKPIDADTIDIYARAVFPAAFAAVNVIYWVAYTM from the exons ATGGACCTCTCCAAGTACCCAATGGATGAGCAGGAATGCATGTTGGACTTGGAGAGCT ATGGTTACTCTTCAGAGGACATTGTCTACCACTGGTCAGAAAACCAGGATGAGATCCATGGGCTGGATAAGCTGCAGCTTGCTCAATTCACAATTACTAATTACCAGTTTACAACAGAACTGATGAACTTCAAATCTG GTCAGTTTCCCAGGCTGAGTCTCCACTTCCACCTTCGACGAAATCGAGGTGTTTACATCATTCAGTCCTACGTCCCTTCCATCTTACTAGTGGCCATGTCCTGGGTGTCCTTCTGGATCAGTCAGTCAGCTGTGCCTGCCAGGGTGTCATTAG GCATAACTACTGTTCTTACAATGACTACACTGATGGTCAGTGCCCGCTCTTCGCTTCCACGAGCATCTGCCATCAAGGCACTTGATGTTTACTTCTGGATATGCTATGTGTTTGTCTTCGCTGCACTGGTAGAATATGCTTTTGCACATTTCAATGCTGACTacatgaaaaagcagaagaacaagATCAAAGCGAGAAGGCAGAGTGGAGAG ATAAACGTGAAGAATGCCATTGTTCTGTTCTCCCTCTCCATAGCTGGTGTGAACCAGGAACTGGCCATTTCCAACAGGCACCACCGAATCCCCAGAAGTCTGCCTGGATCATATGGCACAATAGAAATAGAGACTGGAGAGACTAAACAGCAGCAAGAGATGAAACTGGACAAAAAGAGCGGTCTGAAATCCCTCTTTAAGCCCATTGATGCTGACACCATCGATATATATGCCAGAGCAGTGTTCCCAGCAGCCTTTGCAGCAGTCAATGTTATATACTGGGTTGCCTACACAATGTAA